The following are from one region of the Pseudodesulfovibrio piezophilus C1TLV30 genome:
- a CDS encoding sigma 54-interacting transcriptional regulator, translating into MTINVNLFAILDAVSYAVVAVDLDCRVIYLNKPATQFLQARGRAEAEYIGHDSETLLPLATPKVREALIGNEFKHGEGRIVAKGKELFYEITPLMIEERLAGAVISLQRPERYEELACNLVTYQNMARQLQTIFQSSSDGIWVTDGNGTILDINKASKRLNAIDGSTLIGKNVKVMLDDGIIDDAVTLHVMETGQQHTIIQHIKSTGKQLLVTGTPAFDDHGNLFLVVVNERDITDLNMLRENLEQARRLQAKVREELDDLTMLEFRHGGVVAESKSMRQVLSTCLRLSKLEATTLLLLGESGTGKGLLAKFIHKSGPNKQKPFISVNCAALPDSLFEAELFGYQKGAFTGAVETGRVGLIELAEDGTLFLDEVGETPLASQAKLLKCLDEREYFPLGASKPKQLKCNIIAATNRDLDAMVLSKRFRKDLLYRLNTFTVSIPPLRERPEDLFELVAMILRQCNTKYSTDKRITPKLFDQLQRYPFPGNVRELKGLIRKGVVMSDEPILDEFLFDLLKTDSSIPKETENITLPQAIDSVERKMLAKVRTFCSGTREMASYLGVSQPTVVRKLKKHGIRPPKENA; encoded by the coding sequence ATGACCATAAACGTAAATCTCTTCGCCATACTGGATGCCGTCAGCTATGCTGTGGTGGCTGTCGATCTGGACTGTCGCGTCATCTACCTCAATAAACCAGCGACTCAATTCCTTCAGGCACGGGGACGTGCAGAAGCCGAATATATCGGGCATGACAGCGAGACACTCCTGCCCCTCGCAACACCCAAAGTCCGTGAAGCATTGATCGGAAACGAGTTCAAGCATGGAGAAGGGCGTATCGTGGCAAAGGGCAAGGAACTTTTCTACGAAATCACACCGCTGATGATCGAGGAGAGACTCGCAGGGGCCGTCATCAGCCTGCAACGCCCGGAGCGATATGAAGAACTGGCATGCAACCTGGTCACCTATCAGAACATGGCTCGCCAGCTTCAGACAATCTTTCAGTCCTCCAGCGATGGGATATGGGTCACGGATGGCAACGGAACCATTCTCGATATCAACAAGGCATCCAAACGGCTCAATGCCATCGATGGCTCCACGCTCATCGGAAAGAACGTCAAGGTCATGCTTGATGACGGTATCATAGATGATGCTGTAACCCTGCATGTCATGGAAACAGGCCAGCAGCATACGATCATTCAACATATCAAAAGCACTGGAAAACAACTTCTGGTCACCGGAACCCCTGCATTTGATGATCATGGCAACCTCTTTCTGGTCGTGGTCAACGAGCGTGACATCACGGATCTGAACATGTTGCGTGAAAATCTGGAACAAGCCCGGCGACTCCAGGCCAAGGTGCGGGAAGAATTGGACGACCTGACCATGCTTGAATTCCGCCATGGCGGCGTGGTTGCCGAATCAAAGTCCATGCGTCAGGTTTTGAGCACCTGTTTACGACTCTCCAAACTGGAAGCGACAACTCTGTTATTGCTTGGCGAATCCGGCACAGGGAAAGGGTTACTGGCGAAATTCATTCATAAAAGTGGTCCCAACAAACAGAAACCATTCATCTCCGTCAACTGTGCCGCCCTGCCAGATTCGCTTTTCGAAGCCGAACTGTTCGGGTATCAAAAAGGCGCTTTCACCGGTGCGGTGGAGACAGGACGAGTCGGTCTCATCGAACTCGCGGAAGATGGCACTCTGTTTCTCGATGAAGTGGGGGAAACCCCCTTGGCAAGCCAGGCAAAACTGCTCAAATGTCTTGATGAACGCGAATATTTTCCACTGGGAGCGAGTAAACCCAAGCAACTCAAATGCAACATCATTGCCGCGACCAACAGGGACCTCGACGCCATGGTCCTGTCCAAACGCTTCCGCAAAGACCTCCTCTATCGGCTCAACACCTTCACTGTCTCCATCCCTCCCCTGCGAGAACGCCCCGAAGACCTCTTTGAACTGGTCGCTATGATTCTCCGGCAATGCAATACGAAATACAGCACGGATAAACGCATCACCCCAAAACTCTTTGATCAGCTACAGCGCTACCCTTTTCCCGGTAATGTACGTGAATTGAAGGGACTTATTCGTAAAGGCGTGGTGATGAGTGATGAACCGATCCTGGATGAATTTCTCTTCGATCTGCTCAAGACAGACTCTTCCATTCCCAAGGAAACGGAAAATATCACCTTGCCCCAGGCCATAGACTCAGTCGAACGTAAAATGCTCGCCAAAGTGAGAACCTTTTGTTCCGGTACTCGGGAAATGGCCTCCTACCTCGGCGTCAGTCAACCCACCGTAGTTCGCAAGTTGAAGAAACACGGTATCCGCCCTCCAAAAGAAAACGCCTGA
- a CDS encoding efflux RND transporter permease subunit: protein MENEKETHIEAKTLTDKVILFCLKQKLIVFLLVAVVMGWGLVVAPFDWHIGSLPRDPVPVDAIPDIGENQQIVFTQWMGRSPQDMEDQVTYPLTVALLGIPGVKTVRSYSMFGFSTIYVIFKEDVEFYWSRSRLLEKLNSLPPGTLPQGVQPTLGPDATALGQVFWYTLEGRDPDGHPTGGWDLDELRSVQDWYVRYALLGAEGVSETASVGGFVKEYQVDVDPDSMRAAGVTLQDVFSAVKQSNLDVGARTIEINSVEYLIRGIGFVKNLGDIEQAVIKVTNNIPIRVKDVARVTLGPALRRGVLDKGGTEAVGGVVVVRYGENPLQVIKNVKEKIAEISPGLPSKTLKDGTVSKVTIVPFYDRSGLINETLGTLDTALTEEILITIIVVLIAVMHLRSSLLISSLLPLAVMMVFISMKTFKVDANIVALSGIAIAIGTMVDMGIIICENILNKFEQASLEESRMKVIFEGASEVGSAIMTAVATTIVSFLPVFAMEGPEGKLFKPLAYTKSFALIASIIVALTVLPAIAHLVYRHKKTGVGKAWKKHLVNILYIAAGILVSLLVKWWVGLFLVVLGLHRMLGHFLPARLEKFCGNLENYSVIALVIIFLSDHWLPLGPEKGALLNIIFVSILIGGLMLFFQFFQRGYPTMLRWALHHKAAFMVLPCMVVLFGTLIWFGGGALTSWMPDSIRASRPVSVIRKAFPGLGKEFMPPLDEGSFLYMPTTMPHASIGEVHDVLSKQDMAMLDIPEVDSAVGKLGRAETPLDPAPVSMIETVINYKPEYLVAQNGERLRYRFDENQKDYFRSAKGKPLPAGDGLPYLVQGFYQRDENGNLIPDEDGKPFRQWRAPLDPALNPGRKAWDGVRSPNDIWDEIAAAAEMPGTTSAPKLQPIAARIVMLQSGMRAPMGIKVKGPNLATIEQFGLQLEQMLKEVPSIQPAAVIADRIVGKPYLEIVINREAIARYGIKLKKVQDVIEVAVGGKMLSTAIEGRERYPIRVRYMRELRDSMEELENILVAAPSGEQIPLKQLAEMRYVRGPQVIKSEDTFLIGYVLFDKKAGFAEVDVVEQARAFIESRIASGDLTVPSGVSYEFAGNYENQIRAQKKLAVILPLALMVIVVILYLQFKSMATTLMVFSGILVAWSGGFTMIWLYGQDWFLNFSVFGTYMRDLFQVHPINLSVAIWVGFLALFGIASDDGVIMATYLDESRGTRDMSSVESIRIAILEGAQRRIRPALMTSATTILALIPVLTSTGRGADIMVPMAIPSFGGMTIAILTVFVVPVLYCQVEEIKYTVKKRRLAESSDEQS from the coding sequence ATGGAAAACGAAAAAGAAACACATATCGAAGCCAAGACCTTGACCGATAAGGTCATCCTTTTCTGCCTAAAACAAAAACTGATCGTGTTCCTGCTCGTGGCCGTTGTCATGGGCTGGGGACTGGTTGTCGCCCCCTTTGACTGGCATATAGGCAGCCTGCCGCGCGACCCGGTTCCTGTGGACGCCATACCGGATATCGGTGAAAATCAGCAGATCGTTTTCACCCAATGGATGGGACGGTCTCCTCAGGATATGGAGGATCAGGTCACCTACCCGCTGACAGTCGCCCTGCTCGGCATTCCAGGCGTCAAGACTGTCCGCAGCTACTCCATGTTCGGATTTTCCACTATCTACGTCATTTTCAAGGAAGATGTAGAATTCTACTGGTCACGCTCTCGCCTGTTGGAGAAACTGAACAGCCTGCCACCGGGAACCCTGCCTCAAGGGGTACAACCCACACTTGGTCCCGATGCCACGGCCCTGGGTCAGGTTTTCTGGTACACTCTTGAGGGCCGAGACCCTGACGGTCATCCGACAGGCGGCTGGGACCTGGATGAACTCAGAAGTGTCCAGGACTGGTATGTCCGATATGCGCTTCTGGGAGCCGAGGGCGTCAGTGAGACCGCATCCGTCGGTGGATTTGTCAAAGAATATCAGGTTGATGTTGATCCAGACTCCATGCGCGCAGCCGGAGTAACCCTTCAGGATGTCTTTTCCGCCGTCAAACAGTCCAATCTGGATGTCGGGGCGCGAACCATTGAAATCAATAGTGTCGAATACTTGATCCGAGGAATCGGCTTCGTCAAAAATCTCGGCGACATCGAACAAGCCGTCATCAAAGTCACCAACAACATCCCGATCAGGGTCAAAGACGTTGCCCGCGTGACTCTCGGTCCGGCCCTGCGCCGCGGCGTGCTTGATAAAGGCGGCACTGAAGCCGTGGGTGGCGTGGTTGTAGTCCGCTATGGAGAAAATCCGCTTCAGGTCATCAAGAACGTCAAGGAAAAGATTGCTGAGATTTCTCCGGGACTCCCATCCAAAACCTTAAAGGACGGAACAGTCAGCAAGGTGACCATAGTCCCCTTCTATGACCGATCCGGCCTGATCAATGAAACGCTCGGAACCCTGGACACGGCCCTGACCGAGGAAATCCTGATCACGATCATCGTGGTCCTCATCGCTGTCATGCATTTGCGCAGCTCCCTGCTCATTTCCTCACTCCTGCCATTGGCCGTGATGATGGTCTTCATCAGCATGAAGACATTCAAGGTGGATGCCAATATCGTTGCCCTGTCAGGTATCGCCATCGCCATTGGAACCATGGTCGATATGGGCATCATAATATGCGAGAACATACTCAATAAATTCGAGCAGGCCTCCCTGGAGGAGAGCCGAATGAAGGTCATTTTCGAAGGCGCTTCCGAAGTCGGAAGTGCCATCATGACCGCAGTGGCCACGACCATTGTCAGCTTCCTTCCCGTCTTTGCCATGGAAGGCCCGGAAGGCAAGCTCTTCAAGCCCTTGGCCTATACCAAAAGCTTTGCGCTCATCGCCTCGATCATCGTGGCTCTGACCGTGCTCCCGGCCATCGCTCACCTGGTATACAGGCACAAAAAAACGGGCGTGGGAAAGGCGTGGAAGAAGCATCTTGTCAACATTCTCTACATCGCGGCAGGCATTCTGGTTTCCCTGCTCGTCAAATGGTGGGTCGGGCTCTTCCTCGTGGTGCTGGGTTTACACAGGATGCTCGGACACTTCCTGCCCGCCAGGCTAGAAAAATTCTGCGGCAATCTGGAAAACTACAGCGTCATAGCTTTGGTCATCATTTTCCTGTCGGACCATTGGTTGCCACTTGGGCCTGAAAAAGGCGCTTTGCTGAATATCATCTTCGTCTCCATACTCATCGGCGGCTTGATGCTCTTCTTCCAGTTCTTCCAACGCGGCTACCCGACCATGCTACGTTGGGCACTCCACCATAAGGCCGCATTCATGGTACTGCCCTGCATGGTTGTCTTGTTCGGGACACTCATCTGGTTCGGCGGTGGTGCTCTGACTTCCTGGATGCCGGATTCCATTCGCGCATCAAGGCCGGTCAGTGTCATTCGAAAGGCTTTCCCCGGACTCGGCAAGGAATTCATGCCCCCCCTTGACGAAGGCTCTTTCCTCTATATGCCCACAACCATGCCCCACGCTTCCATTGGTGAAGTCCACGATGTCTTGTCCAAACAGGACATGGCTATGTTGGACATCCCCGAGGTAGACAGTGCCGTGGGCAAACTGGGTCGTGCGGAAACCCCGTTGGACCCGGCTCCGGTCTCCATGATCGAAACAGTCATCAACTACAAACCGGAATATCTGGTTGCCCAAAATGGTGAACGTCTGCGGTATCGCTTCGACGAGAACCAGAAAGATTACTTCCGTTCAGCCAAGGGCAAACCATTGCCTGCGGGAGATGGCCTGCCATACCTTGTGCAGGGCTTTTACCAGCGAGATGAGAACGGTAATCTTATCCCGGACGAGGACGGCAAGCCATTCCGACAATGGCGCGCTCCCCTTGACCCGGCCCTCAATCCGGGACGAAAGGCATGGGACGGTGTCCGCTCACCGAACGACATCTGGGACGAAATCGCAGCCGCAGCAGAAATGCCCGGTACAACATCAGCCCCCAAGCTTCAACCCATAGCTGCCCGTATCGTCATGCTGCAATCCGGCATGCGCGCCCCCATGGGCATCAAAGTTAAAGGCCCGAATCTGGCGACCATCGAACAATTTGGTCTGCAGTTGGAACAGATGCTCAAGGAAGTCCCGTCCATCCAACCCGCCGCAGTCATAGCCGATCGAATTGTCGGCAAGCCGTATCTGGAGATCGTCATCAACCGCGAGGCAATCGCCCGTTACGGCATCAAGCTGAAAAAGGTACAGGATGTCATTGAAGTGGCTGTGGGTGGCAAGATGCTCTCCACTGCCATAGAAGGACGCGAACGATATCCTATCCGCGTGCGGTACATGCGCGAGCTACGCGACAGCATGGAGGAGTTGGAGAACATTCTGGTCGCGGCCCCGTCCGGAGAACAGATTCCGCTCAAACAATTGGCCGAGATGCGCTACGTGCGCGGCCCGCAGGTCATCAAGAGCGAAGACACATTCCTCATCGGGTATGTGCTCTTTGACAAGAAGGCCGGATTTGCCGAAGTGGATGTGGTGGAACAGGCCCGCGCATTCATTGAAAGCCGTATAGCATCGGGAGATCTGACAGTGCCCAGCGGCGTGTCATATGAATTCGCAGGCAACTACGAAAACCAGATCAGGGCGCAAAAGAAGCTGGCGGTCATTCTGCCTCTGGCCTTGATGGTTATCGTGGTCATCCTGTACCTCCAGTTCAAATCCATGGCTACCACGCTCATGGTCTTCTCGGGCATCCTCGTGGCCTGGTCCGGAGGATTCACCATGATCTGGCTCTATGGGCAGGACTGGTTCCTCAACTTCAGTGTTTTCGGGACGTACATGCGAGACCTTTTTCAAGTACATCCCATCAACCTGAGCGTGGCTATATGGGTCGGCTTCCTCGCCCTCTTCGGCATTGCTTCGGATGACGGTGTGATCATGGCGACTTATCTCGATGAAAGCCGTGGAACCAGAGATATGAGCAGTGTGGAGTCCATCCGCATAGCCATTCTGGAAGGGGCACAACGCCGCATTCGCCCGGCTCTCATGACATCGGCCACGACTATCCTCGCCCTGATCCCGGTACTGACTTCGACCGGACGCGGTGCGGACATCATGGTCCCCATGGCGATTCCGTCATTCGGAGGCATGACCATAGCCATCCTGACGGTCTTCGTCGTTCCAGTCCTCTACTGCCAGGTGGAGGAAATCAAATACACAGTGAAAAAGAGACGGCTCGCCGAAAGTTCGGATGAGCAATCGTAA
- a CDS encoding HAD family hydrolase: MTQKLVDAIFWDIDGTLILTEELHFQSVADYCTKREMELTDADNAAMIGKTMIEKWDYLHTQKNLPGSETLFRHECAQYYMENLKNCRIRESPLRLMRKASDMNIPQACVSNGDRQVVHNNINVLGIGSFIDFALTGDDFDNGKPAPDPYRLACKKMGIPHSRGLVVEDSRVGVASAAAAGLTVIAWPDASSSFTSEDFAKADYLISSLEEFPAHLLGLTQADMASLTK, from the coding sequence ATGACACAGAAGCTCGTGGACGCCATTTTCTGGGATATTGACGGAACGCTCATTCTTACTGAAGAACTGCATTTTCAGTCCGTGGCCGACTATTGTACCAAGCGAGAAATGGAACTGACCGACGCTGACAACGCCGCCATGATCGGCAAGACCATGATTGAAAAATGGGACTATCTCCACACCCAGAAAAATCTTCCTGGATCGGAAACACTCTTCCGGCATGAATGCGCCCAATATTATATGGAGAACCTCAAGAATTGCCGCATCCGCGAGTCGCCACTTCGTCTCATGCGCAAGGCTTCCGATATGAACATCCCACAGGCTTGTGTCTCCAACGGGGACCGCCAGGTCGTACACAATAACATCAACGTCTTAGGGATAGGTTCTTTTATCGATTTCGCCCTGACAGGTGATGATTTTGACAATGGAAAACCAGCCCCGGACCCGTACAGATTGGCATGCAAAAAAATGGGGATTCCCCATTCCCGCGGACTGGTCGTGGAAGATTCCAGGGTTGGTGTCGCGTCAGCGGCTGCCGCAGGACTGACTGTCATTGCATGGCCCGATGCATCCTCTTCCTTCACCAGTGAGGATTTTGCCAAAGCAGACTATCTCATCAGCTCCCTCGAGGAATTTCCGGCTCATCTTCTGGGCCTGACCCAGGCTGATATGGCCTCGCTCACAAAATAA